A section of the Malania oleifera isolate guangnan ecotype guangnan chromosome 2, ASM2987363v1, whole genome shotgun sequence genome encodes:
- the LOC131147646 gene encoding succinate dehydrogenase subunit 6, mitochondrial, giving the protein MGESAESQSFFRRHWEGWKDFWVERFSIIDNYSRFIKRENPLPSWSDSDVEAFIASDPVHGPTLKTAREAVKFAATGSVIGAVSTAAISWKYSRSPHGALLSFGAGAVFGWTFGQEFASHWLQLYRLDTMAAQVKFLEWWENKAGGRS; this is encoded by the exons ATGGGGGAGAGTGCAGAATCGCAGTCATTCTTCCGGAGGCACTGGGAAGGCTGGAAAGATTTCTGGGTTGAGAGGTTTTCGATCATTGATAACTACTCCAGGTTCATCAAACGAGAAAATCCTCTCCCATCGTGGTCTGATTCTGATGTTGAGGCCTTCATCGCTTCCGATCCTGTTCATGGCCCCACC CTGAAGACTGCCAGGGAAGCTGTGAAGTTTGCTGCTACCGGTAGTGTTATTGGAGCAGTTTCAACTGCTGCTATTTCCTGGAAGTATTCAAGGAGTCCACATG GTGCTTTGTTGTCTTTTGGAGCGGGAGCTGTGTTTGGTTGGACGTTTGGGCAGGAATTTGCAAGCCACTGGCTGCAACTATACCGGTTGGATACCATGGCTGCACAGGTGAAGTTCTTGGAGTGGTGGGAGAACAAAGCTGGAGGAAGATCGTAA